A section of the Hypomesus transpacificus isolate Combined female chromosome 1, fHypTra1, whole genome shotgun sequence genome encodes:
- the gask1b gene encoding Golgi-associated kinase 1B, with the protein MEICIRGDIIKYLFIWSYTSLLRIYGCIQRRPPSKRNIVIASACFVYLFFVVSQVGHFLPHQDRWTYDHKYKSIRGSSLKTDDDPFKTVYSPAGENTDIALSVVPTRSNVVYITLKSKRLKPAIIRGTVKPKLRSKTRRTKSNNYAFITQNNVANLEREVERKRTYGKDISWKAVRQIGQTSPETGNGARTIVETEPHVSSIRIYSERSPPWYSKKDIDAMRFLADGKVLHINEVSYKSFPPFLMFETTTKDSSNPSPTENDFKICRGLCGIIKRPIDTSEVFAFHLDRVLGLNKSLPAVSRRFSHFQDEQPCPVVLWDASLYPGGSEVNQSAVRLTWGQYQSTLKQRCWHRNISPKPGSSCSSIHHYEWSKLALFDFLLQIYKRLDQSCCGFRPRPQDECVELDQHAECVDEDSIALANIIYRGHDPRHLVFSDNKGFFDRDEDNLDFKLLEGIKELPEHAVGVLRSQRLRERLLQALFLDRIYWESQGGRQGIERLIDVIERRAKVLLTYINAHGVRVVPMNV; encoded by the exons ATGGAGATTTGTATTCGTGGAGACATAATAAAATATCTATTTATTTGGTCCTACACGTCTCTTCTGAGAATATACGGCTGCATTCAGAGGCGCCCCCCGTCAAAGAGGAATATCGTTATTGCGAGTGCGTGTTTTGTATACTTATTTTTCGTGGTTTCCCAAGTGGGACACTTTTTGCCGCACCAAGACAGATGGACTTATGATCACAAGTACAAAAGTATCCGTGGGTCTTCCTTGAAAACTGACGATGACCCGTTTAAAACTGTCTACTCGCCTGCCGGTGAGAATACAGACATTGCGCTTTCGGTGGTTCCGACGCGGTCCAACGTGGTGTACATAACGTTGAAGTCTAAGCGCCTCAAGCCAGCAATTATCAGGGGAACGGTGAAGCCTAAACTGAGGAGCAAAACGAGGAGGACAAAGTCCAATAATTACGCATTCATAACGCAGAATAATGTTGCCAATTTAGAGAGGGAAGTAGAAAGAAAGCGTACTTATGGCAAAGACATTTCTTGGAAAGCAGTTAGGCAAATAGGTCAGACTTCACCTGAAACTGGCAATGGCGCGAGGACAATAGTAGAAACAGAGCCTCACGTGAGTTCTATTCGAATATACAGTGAAAGATCTCCACCGTGGTACAGCAAAAAAGACATTGATGCCATGCGCTTCCTTGCCGACGGCAAAGTTTTGCACATTAACGAGGTGTCATACAAGAGTTTTCCTCCATTTCTGATGTTTGAAACCACAACTAAGGATTCGTCGAATCCTTCTCCTACTGAAAATGACTTTAAGATATGTCGGGGACTGTGCGGAATTATAAAAAGGCCCATTGACACCAGCGAAGTATTTGCTTTCCATTTGGATAGGGTCCTGGGACTTAATAAGAGTTTACCCGCAGTGAGCAGAAGATTCAGTCATTTTCAAG ATGAACAGCCCTGCCCAGTAGTATTATGGGATGCATCTCTATACCCAGGGGGCAGTGAGGTGAACCAGTCAGCTGTGAGGCTGACCTGGGGACAGTACCAGAGCACTCTCAAGCAGAGGTGCTGGCACAGGAACATCTCTCCCAAGCCTGGCTCCAGCTGTTCCTCCATACACCACTACGAGTGGAGCAAGCTGGCCCTGTTTGACTTCCTTCTACAG ATTTATAAGCGTCTGGACCAGAGTTGCTGTGGTTTTAGGCCTCGACCGCAGGATGAGTGTGTGGAACTGGACCAACATGCTGAGTGTGTGGACGAGGACAGCATCGCACTGGCCAACATCATCTACAGGGGTCATGACCCAAGACACCTGGTCTTCTCTGACAACAAGGGCTTCTTTGATCGCGACGAGGACAATCTGGATTTTAAACTGCTGGAGGGAATCAAGGA ACTCCCGGAGCATGCAGTGGGGGTGCTGAGGAGCCAGAGGCTGAGGGAGCGGCTGCTGCAGGCTCTCTTCCTGGACCGCATATACTGGGAGAGCCAGGGAGGCCGCCAGGGCATCGAGAGGCTCATCGACGTCATCGAGAGACGAGCCAAGGTCCTCCTCACCTACATCAACGCCCACGGTGTCAGAGTGGTTCCCATGAACGTGTGA